A portion of the Mesobacillus boroniphilus genome contains these proteins:
- a CDS encoding molybdenum cofactor biosynthesis protein MoaE: MNFEIAKDPINVQSVIDKVVQREAGAITTFIGTVRELTKGKKTLYLIYEAYEPMAVKKLEQIGMEIQERWNGAEVAITHRVGKLDITDIAVVIAVSTPHRNDAYEANRYAIERIKEIVPIWKKEHWEDGEEWIGNQLETVPYPTGKPEEKDLNE; this comes from the coding sequence ATGAATTTTGAAATAGCGAAAGATCCAATTAACGTCCAATCTGTCATTGATAAAGTGGTCCAGCGTGAAGCGGGGGCAATCACTACTTTCATTGGCACTGTGCGTGAATTGACAAAGGGCAAAAAAACCCTATACCTTATATATGAAGCATACGAGCCGATGGCGGTCAAAAAGCTTGAGCAGATCGGCATGGAAATCCAGGAGCGCTGGAATGGAGCCGAGGTTGCGATTACGCACCGTGTCGGCAAGCTCGACATCACGGATATTGCAGTGGTAATCGCTGTATCTACGCCACACCGCAACGATGCATATGAAGCAAATCGTTATGCAATCGAGCGCATCAAGGAAATCGTTCCAATCTGGAAAAAAGAGCATTGGGAAGACGGCGAGGAATGGATTGGCAACCAACTAGAAACTGTCCCATATCCGACAGGGAAACCGGAGGAGAAGGATTTAAATGAATAA
- a CDS encoding formate dehydrogenase subunit gamma: MSKTQYSGVKVKRFSKGFVIAHAVNAISFFALYITALPMYTEWFDWLYPVLGGPEGARLLHRIFAIAFITPTFIWLIMDPKGFLRWGKELVTWKKRDLQFFTEFVKELFGFKFKHVKQTFFNAGEKINSIIQILTAILIIGSGFPMWFPDLFPKAVVQWAYVAHNIGFGLAIAVVVGHIYLSVIHKNSRPGYTGVITGEVPAEWAKDHYTEWYEEEVKKGNFPDLDKDKNKKKGA, translated from the coding sequence ATGAGTAAAACTCAGTATTCAGGTGTGAAAGTAAAGCGATTCTCGAAAGGCTTTGTAATCGCACATGCTGTGAACGCCATTTCATTTTTTGCGCTCTATATCACGGCCTTGCCAATGTATACAGAGTGGTTTGACTGGCTTTATCCAGTACTGGGCGGACCAGAAGGAGCGCGCCTGCTCCACAGGATTTTTGCGATTGCCTTCATTACGCCTACTTTCATCTGGCTAATCATGGATCCTAAGGGCTTCCTGCGCTGGGGAAAAGAGCTTGTTACATGGAAGAAGAGAGATTTGCAGTTTTTCACTGAGTTCGTCAAAGAACTCTTTGGCTTTAAGTTCAAGCATGTAAAACAAACATTCTTCAACGCTGGTGAAAAAATAAACTCGATCATCCAGATCCTGACTGCGATCCTGATCATCGGTTCGGGCTTCCCAATGTGGTTCCCAGACCTGTTCCCGAAAGCAGTTGTCCAATGGGCGTATGTAGCTCATAACATCGGCTTCGGCCTGGCAATTGCGGTAGTGGTCGGCCATATCTACCTAAGTGTCATCCACAAAAACTCAAGACCAGGATACACTGGTGTCATTACAGGTGAGGTTCCGGCAGAGTGGGCAAAGGACCACTATACAGAATGGTATGAAGAAGAAGTCAAGAAGGGTAATTTCCCTGACCTTGATAAAGACAAGAACAAGAAAAAAGGCGCGTAG
- a CDS encoding general stress protein: MMKVEVVENGVQATEKINSLEAAGFGKENIYIFAHDEDRSEHLTDATETGGMGFKEQGFFDSIGNMFKSRGDELRNKFESLGLSKQEAEQYEVELDKGRLVLVASDEK, translated from the coding sequence ATGATGAAAGTAGAAGTAGTTGAAAACGGTGTCCAAGCAACGGAAAAAATCAATTCTCTAGAAGCAGCAGGTTTTGGCAAAGAAAATATTTATATTTTCGCACATGACGAAGATCGAAGCGAACATTTGACTGATGCAACTGAAACAGGCGGCATGGGCTTCAAGGAGCAAGGATTCTTTGATTCCATCGGAAATATGTTCAAATCCCGCGGAGATGAGCTTCGCAATAAGTTTGAATCCCTTGGACTTTCCAAGCAGGAGGCAGAACAGTACGAAGTTGAGCTGGATAAAGGCCGTCTCGTGCTAGTTGCATCTGATGAAAAATAA
- a CDS encoding 4Fe-4S dicluster domain-containing protein → MADYIKYVDVTKCDGCRACMVACKNWNDLPAEPEEFQGSVQSHANVTANTWNVLSFIEHEDSKGNLDYLFRHSSCFHCSDAACVKVCPEEAMHYTDFGTVNVDSDKCVGCGYCEQNCPFDVVQLATYKDKNGKEYKKAQKCTMCVDRIEEGMQPACVTTCHTDAMEFGTKEEMIKKAEKRLSEIKDKYPNAMIYNPEGVGGTHTIYVLAEKPSVYGLPEKPKVPTSAVVWKDYAQPIGKMMLGATSMALVGAFVSSKLFNKEGKGHEEDGGGSHE, encoded by the coding sequence ATGGCGGACTATATTAAATATGTAGATGTGACTAAGTGTGACGGATGCCGCGCATGTATGGTCGCCTGCAAAAACTGGAACGACCTTCCGGCTGAGCCGGAAGAGTTCCAGGGCAGTGTCCAATCACATGCAAATGTGACAGCGAACACATGGAACGTGCTGTCATTTATTGAGCACGAAGACTCTAAAGGCAATCTCGATTACCTTTTCCGCCATTCCTCCTGCTTCCATTGCTCGGATGCGGCTTGCGTAAAGGTATGCCCGGAAGAAGCCATGCACTATACTGACTTTGGAACTGTAAATGTAGATAGTGATAAATGCGTAGGCTGCGGTTACTGCGAACAGAACTGCCCATTCGATGTTGTCCAATTGGCAACATATAAAGACAAGAACGGCAAGGAGTACAAGAAGGCACAGAAATGCACAATGTGCGTGGACCGTATTGAAGAAGGTATGCAGCCTGCTTGTGTGACCACTTGCCACACAGACGCAATGGAATTTGGCACGAAAGAAGAAATGATCAAGAAGGCTGAAAAACGCTTGAGTGAAATCAAAGATAAGTATCCTAACGCGATGATTTACAATCCAGAAGGAGTCGGCGGTACGCATACCATTTATGTGCTTGCTGAAAAACCATCTGTGTATGGACTGCCAGAAAAACCAAAAGTTCCTACATCAGCTGTTGTCTGGAAGGACTACGCACAGCCAATCGGAAAGATGATGCTTGGAGCGACAAGCATGGCGCTTGTTGGAGCATTCGTTTCCAGCAAGTTATTCAATAAAGAAGGCAAAGGCCATGAAGAGGATGGAGGTGGCAGCCATGAGTAA
- a CDS encoding molybdopterin biosynthesis protein, translated as MDKIRYNRKIYLEDKPRAKARNEVLAAFDLSQEKEWIPAASALGRITAEPVFANVSMPFYHASAMDGIAVNAEDTYEAHEQRPLHLKMDEQFVYVDTGNAIPPQYNAVIMVENIQVIDDETIEIIEPATPWQHIRPIGEDIVQEEMLFTQGHQLRPADLGALLAAQVTEVAVVKKPLVTIIPTGNELVSADSSLSSGRIIEFNGTVFSNYVEDWGGNPYLHPIVKDEPEKIREALLEAVETSDIVVINAGSSAGSKDYTVHILEELGTVFTHGVATRPGKPVILGKIKDKVVVGVPGYPVSAYMALEWFVRPLVCKYLGIPEPERPKLEVKLGRRIVSTMGAEDFVRMNIGYVNGQFVANPLTRAAGVTMSLVRADGLLVVPPEELGYEQGDIVEVELYRPVEEIKNAIVFSGSHDLTIDLLSSQLKRQRTDMKIVSSHVGSMAGLMAIRKGEAHVAGIHLLDPETKEYNVTYVKKFLAGQDAVLYPFLKRTQGWMLPKGNPHGIESVSDIASKGADYANRQKGAGTRILFDLMLKEAGLSADEVNGYDREMFSHLSVAAEVKGNDNAAGLGIFPAARAMSLDFIPVADENYDLLMTKAFFESEKGIWLRSVIQSQAFKAEVAKIGGYAVVENPEPVYF; from the coding sequence ATGGATAAAATACGCTATAACCGAAAAATTTACCTTGAAGACAAGCCGCGCGCAAAAGCCAGGAATGAAGTGCTGGCCGCGTTTGACCTGTCTCAGGAAAAAGAATGGATCCCGGCTGCCTCAGCCCTTGGCCGCATTACTGCTGAACCTGTTTTCGCCAATGTTTCAATGCCTTTTTACCATGCATCCGCGATGGACGGTATTGCCGTGAACGCCGAGGATACGTATGAAGCACATGAACAGCGTCCGCTCCATTTGAAAATGGATGAGCAATTCGTATACGTTGATACAGGAAATGCGATTCCGCCTCAATATAATGCCGTGATCATGGTTGAGAACATCCAGGTCATTGACGATGAAACAATCGAGATCATCGAGCCGGCAACACCGTGGCAGCATATCCGCCCGATTGGGGAGGATATCGTCCAGGAGGAAATGTTGTTCACGCAGGGGCATCAATTGCGGCCTGCTGACCTCGGTGCACTCCTTGCGGCCCAGGTTACAGAGGTAGCCGTCGTCAAAAAGCCGCTTGTGACAATCATCCCGACCGGAAACGAACTAGTCAGCGCGGATTCTTCACTGTCATCAGGCAGGATTATTGAATTCAATGGAACGGTTTTTAGCAACTATGTAGAAGATTGGGGCGGAAATCCGTACCTGCACCCAATCGTGAAGGATGAGCCGGAAAAAATCAGGGAAGCACTGCTGGAAGCGGTGGAAACATCTGATATTGTCGTCATCAATGCCGGGTCATCAGCTGGTTCTAAGGATTATACAGTTCATATTCTTGAGGAGCTTGGCACTGTTTTTACCCATGGTGTCGCAACAAGGCCGGGTAAGCCAGTTATCCTTGGGAAAATTAAAGATAAGGTAGTTGTCGGTGTACCGGGCTATCCGGTTTCCGCCTATATGGCACTTGAGTGGTTTGTAAGACCGCTCGTTTGTAAATATCTAGGGATACCGGAACCAGAAAGGCCAAAGCTCGAGGTAAAGCTTGGCCGCAGGATCGTCTCCACGATGGGGGCGGAGGACTTTGTCCGAATGAATATCGGCTATGTGAATGGACAATTTGTCGCTAACCCGTTGACACGCGCGGCGGGCGTCACCATGTCACTTGTACGCGCAGATGGTTTGCTCGTCGTACCGCCGGAGGAGCTAGGATACGAACAAGGAGACATCGTCGAGGTCGAGCTATACAGACCTGTAGAAGAGATCAAGAACGCAATCGTCTTCAGCGGCAGCCATGATCTGACGATTGACCTGCTATCCTCCCAGCTCAAAAGGCAGCGAACGGACATGAAAATTGTTTCTTCCCATGTTGGCAGCATGGCCGGATTAATGGCAATCAGGAAAGGGGAAGCCCATGTAGCGGGCATTCATTTGCTAGACCCGGAGACAAAGGAATATAATGTTACCTACGTAAAGAAGTTCCTGGCCGGGCAAGACGCAGTCCTTTACCCATTTTTAAAAAGAACCCAGGGCTGGATGCTGCCAAAAGGCAATCCACATGGAATCGAGAGTGTGAGCGACATCGCTTCTAAGGGTGCGGATTATGCCAACAGACAGAAGGGCGCCGGTACACGTATATTGTTTGATTTAATGTTAAAAGAAGCGGGTTTGTCAGCAGACGAGGTGAACGGCTATGACCGGGAAATGTTCTCACACTTGAGCGTCGCCGCAGAAGTGAAAGGGAACGACAACGCAGCAGGCCTAGGTATCTTCCCGGCCGCACGCGCAATGTCACTCGATTTCATCCCGGTAGCTGACGAAAATTACGATTTACTGATGACAAAGGCATTTTTCGAAAGCGAAAAGGGTATCTGGTTAAGGTCCGTGATCCAATCACAAGCCTTTAAAGCCGAAGTCGCCAAAATCGGCGGCTACGCAGTCGTCGAGAACCCAGAGCCGGTTTATTTTTAA
- a CDS encoding YwdI family protein, with protein MNISLQKLLLKMEEELMRAKSAESEAVQRERIHSIKTLCELVLDESPQHSRVIAAPVKQAAQQFVPSQPSIPQQQMPVNQPSPMIPQPKKLEMEDNSNGDSLFDF; from the coding sequence ATGAATATTTCACTGCAAAAATTATTATTGAAAATGGAAGAGGAATTAATGCGGGCAAAATCTGCGGAATCAGAGGCCGTGCAGCGGGAAAGGATCCATTCGATCAAAACGCTTTGCGAGCTCGTCCTAGATGAATCACCGCAGCATAGCAGAGTGATTGCAGCTCCTGTGAAACAGGCAGCACAGCAATTTGTTCCGTCACAGCCGAGCATTCCTCAGCAGCAAATGCCGGTAAATCAGCCGTCACCCATGATTCCGCAGCCCAAGAAGCTGGAAATGGAAGATAACTCAAACGGAGACTCGCTCTTCGATTTCTAA
- a CDS encoding DUF423 domain-containing protein, producing the protein MKLFILIGAINAFLAVALGAFGAHGLEGKVEPKYLETWKTGVTYQMFHATGILVIGVLLGKLPASALLSWSGWLMLVGIVLFSGSLYILSVTKISILGAITPLGGLSFLAAWVLLMIAAVKYL; encoded by the coding sequence ATGAAGTTATTTATTTTGATCGGAGCCATCAATGCTTTCCTGGCAGTTGCGCTAGGTGCATTTGGGGCACATGGACTTGAAGGAAAGGTTGAGCCGAAATACTTAGAAACCTGGAAAACAGGCGTTACATACCAGATGTTCCATGCAACCGGAATTTTGGTCATTGGAGTTCTATTAGGAAAGCTTCCGGCAAGTGCACTTCTATCCTGGTCAGGCTGGCTGATGCTGGTTGGAATCGTATTATTTTCCGGCAGCCTGTACATTTTAAGCGTCACCAAAATCAGCATCCTTGGTGCAATCACCCCACTTGGCGGATTATCCTTCCTGGCAGCCTGGGTATTGCTGATGATTGCTGCTGTGAAGTACTTGTAA
- the mobA gene encoding molybdenum cofactor guanylyltransferase produces the protein MKAGAIILSGGKSSRMGKNKALLKFHEKTNIERIKDELQHVFDDIILVTNDPETYQFLNIKTVTDQYPGSGPLAGIHAGLEASDYEENFVVACDMPFVSAELASSLVKALKHHDAVVPVSEGRQHPLFAAYQKRVAREAKESIEDGNLRIKHMLEKLHVRFLDEAGLQHYFEGSLNRVFFNMNHPEEYEHAKKWAESGE, from the coding sequence ATGAAAGCCGGAGCGATTATTTTATCAGGCGGCAAATCTAGCAGGATGGGAAAGAATAAGGCTCTCCTGAAATTTCATGAAAAAACGAATATTGAGAGAATTAAGGATGAGTTACAGCACGTATTTGATGATATAATTCTAGTAACAAATGATCCTGAAACCTATCAGTTTTTAAATATTAAAACGGTTACAGACCAGTATCCGGGTTCCGGTCCACTAGCAGGAATCCATGCGGGACTCGAGGCATCAGACTATGAGGAAAATTTCGTTGTAGCCTGTGACATGCCTTTTGTATCCGCCGAACTTGCCTCAAGTCTTGTAAAAGCGCTAAAACACCACGATGCAGTCGTACCTGTCAGTGAAGGCAGACAGCATCCGCTTTTTGCGGCATATCAAAAACGGGTCGCGCGAGAGGCGAAGGAATCCATTGAAGACGGAAATTTAAGGATCAAGCATATGCTTGAAAAACTGCATGTCCGCTTTCTCGATGAGGCAGGTTTACAGCACTATTTCGAGGGCAGCCTTAATCGAGTATTTTTCAATATGAACCATCCAGAGGAATATGAACATGCAAAGAAGTGGGCGGAATCCGGAGAGTAG
- a CDS encoding thiazole biosynthesis adenylyltransferase ThiF yields the protein MSERYSRQTLFPPIGKAGQEKIRSKHVLMIGAGALGSGNAELLVRAGVGRLTIVDRDYVEASNLQRQQLYTEEDVAEKLPKAAAAEKRLRAINSDVEISAYIADATPEKLAELVDGVDLIIDATDNFETRMAINDISQQNKIPWIYGACVGSFGMSFSIIPGKTPCLNCLLKTVPLQGMTCDTGGIIGPAVQMVIAHQGSEALKILVEDWDAVRTSFVSFDLWRNQYTSMKMSKAKDPGCLSCGEHPEYPYLNVENMTKTTVLCGRDTVQIRPPKQQQINLQETAEKMRDLGHQVKGNPYLVSVDMDDHRMVIFQDGRALIHGTKDLAQARSIYQRFFG from the coding sequence ATGTCAGAAAGATATTCACGTCAAACCCTGTTTCCTCCTATTGGCAAGGCCGGGCAGGAAAAAATCCGCAGTAAGCATGTCCTGATGATTGGTGCCGGAGCGCTAGGTTCAGGCAATGCTGAGCTGCTGGTCAGAGCAGGTGTTGGCCGACTGACGATTGTGGACCGTGATTATGTTGAAGCGAGTAATTTGCAGCGACAGCAGTTATATACAGAAGAAGATGTTGCCGAGAAGCTTCCGAAGGCCGCTGCGGCGGAAAAAAGGCTCAGAGCGATCAACTCTGATGTAGAAATCAGTGCTTATATTGCCGACGCTACTCCTGAAAAATTAGCCGAGCTTGTCGATGGAGTCGATCTCATTATCGATGCAACGGATAATTTTGAAACAAGGATGGCTATTAATGATATTTCACAACAAAACAAGATTCCTTGGATTTATGGTGCCTGCGTTGGCAGCTTTGGGATGAGTTTTTCTATCATTCCTGGAAAAACTCCTTGTTTGAACTGTTTGTTAAAAACTGTTCCGCTCCAGGGGATGACATGTGATACAGGAGGCATTATCGGGCCGGCTGTGCAAATGGTCATTGCCCATCAGGGTTCGGAAGCGTTGAAAATTCTTGTTGAGGACTGGGATGCGGTGCGAACGTCATTCGTCAGCTTTGATTTATGGAGAAATCAGTACACCAGCATGAAAATGTCCAAAGCAAAGGACCCGGGATGCCTGAGTTGTGGTGAACACCCTGAATATCCTTACTTGAACGTGGAGAACATGACCAAGACGACAGTTCTGTGCGGCCGCGATACAGTCCAAATCAGACCGCCAAAGCAGCAGCAGATTAACCTCCAGGAAACGGCCGAAAAAATGAGGGATTTAGGCCATCAGGTTAAAGGAAATCCATATCTAGTATCCGTGGACATGGATGACCACAGGATGGTTATTTTCCAGGATGGACGCGCCCTTATTCATGGAACAAAGGATTTGGCCCAGGCACGAAGCATCTATCAAAGATTTTTTGGATAA
- the moaD gene encoding molybdopterin converting factor subunit 1: MNKILFFAHLRDEAGHESVEIEVAGKTVAELKQIVAEKYGVQKLDTSMTAINEEFSSNDEVIKEGDTIAFIPPVSGG, encoded by the coding sequence ATGAATAAAATATTATTCTTTGCCCATCTACGAGACGAAGCAGGCCATGAATCAGTTGAAATCGAAGTTGCTGGCAAAACTGTGGCTGAGCTAAAACAAATTGTTGCTGAAAAGTACGGAGTGCAAAAGCTTGATACTTCGATGACAGCAATTAATGAAGAATTTTCATCAAACGATGAAGTGATCAAAGAGGGAGATACAATCGCCTTCATTCCGCCTGTATCTGGCGGATGA
- a CDS encoding formate dehydrogenase accessory protein FdhE, with protein MKKSVVSKEYQKLQKDIIELQEQWKTSLDPDCVRPNLDKAAMEAGVPVTALAVIDFDISLFLQWIEDIGGLLSKYQPEIETSMQSLKNLLDEETAKRWIDEAFAFNYIYFASFAEENDLDGWIPQFVAETALRPYLQLTAAKVQDEIHHGVHGAGCPVCGEPVRLAQLEGEGKKVVHCPRCSAHWNDRRIACSHCGNNDHETVKILTIEGESAAQIQICEECKGYTKVIDTRQYIVKPTPAMLDLNTIHLDFVAQEHGYKSAGETKQTN; from the coding sequence ATGAAAAAGTCCGTTGTCTCAAAAGAGTACCAGAAATTGCAGAAGGATATTATAGAATTGCAGGAGCAATGGAAGACTTCCCTGGATCCTGACTGTGTCCGGCCAAACCTTGATAAAGCGGCAATGGAGGCGGGAGTGCCTGTCACTGCTTTAGCGGTTATTGACTTTGATATTTCCCTATTCTTACAGTGGATAGAGGATATAGGAGGGCTTTTATCGAAGTATCAACCAGAGATTGAAACTTCGATGCAATCTTTAAAAAATCTATTGGATGAAGAGACAGCTAAAAGATGGATAGATGAAGCATTTGCTTTTAACTATATTTATTTTGCAAGTTTCGCTGAGGAAAATGATTTGGATGGCTGGATTCCTCAATTCGTGGCAGAGACGGCGCTTCGTCCATACCTGCAGCTGACTGCGGCTAAGGTTCAGGATGAAATCCATCACGGTGTGCACGGTGCGGGCTGCCCAGTTTGCGGAGAACCAGTACGCCTTGCGCAGCTTGAAGGGGAAGGAAAAAAGGTTGTGCACTGCCCGCGTTGTTCCGCTCATTGGAATGACCGGCGTATAGCTTGCTCACACTGCGGAAATAACGATCACGAAACAGTGAAAATCCTGACAATCGAAGGAGAATCCGCGGCACAAATACAGATTTGTGAAGAATGCAAAGGGTATACTAAAGTAATTGATACAAGACAATATATTGTAAAGCCAACACCAGCCATGCTCGACCTGAACACAATCCACCTGGACTTTGTTGCCCAGGAGCATGGATACAAATCGGCTGGAGAAACAAAACAGACAAACTAA
- a CDS encoding uracil-DNA glycosylase, with amino-acid sequence MALLNNGWEPLLAEEFEKAYYLDLREFLIEEYRNKTVYPEKDDIFNALRFTDYEDVKVVILGQDPYHGYGQAHGLSFSVKPGVKIPPSLRNIFKELNADLGYGIPDNGYLKKWADQGVLLLNTILTVREGEAHSHRGKGWEHFTDKVITLLNERDKPVIFILWGKPAQSKLKLIDEDKHKIILSVHPSPLSARRGFFGSQPFSKANELLGELGEQEIDWQIENLKD; translated from the coding sequence ATTGCACTTTTAAATAACGGCTGGGAGCCACTGTTGGCAGAGGAGTTTGAAAAAGCCTACTATCTGGATTTGAGAGAGTTTTTAATAGAAGAATATCGCAACAAAACAGTCTATCCGGAGAAAGATGATATTTTTAATGCTTTGAGGTTCACCGATTATGAGGATGTAAAGGTCGTGATTCTCGGACAAGATCCTTATCATGGGTATGGTCAGGCGCATGGCTTGAGCTTTTCGGTAAAACCTGGTGTGAAAATTCCGCCTTCGCTTCGCAATATCTTTAAGGAGCTGAATGCCGACCTTGGCTATGGAATTCCAGATAACGGTTATTTAAAAAAGTGGGCAGACCAGGGTGTCCTGCTTTTAAATACTATCCTTACAGTAAGGGAAGGGGAAGCCCATTCACACAGGGGAAAAGGCTGGGAACATTTTACCGATAAAGTAATTACCCTGTTGAATGAGCGCGATAAGCCGGTAATCTTCATCCTCTGGGGCAAGCCAGCCCAAAGTAAATTAAAGTTGATTGACGAAGACAAACATAAAATAATCTTGTCTGTCCATCCAAGCCCACTGTCGGCAAGAAGAGGCTTCTTCGGCAGCCAACCATTTTCTAAGGCAAACGAACTGCTGGGCGAGTTGGGAGAACAAGAGATTGACTGGCAGATTGAAAACTTGAAAGATTAA
- the glp gene encoding gephyrin-like molybdotransferase Glp encodes MQFFKVKTVEETFALIDEKIGKITETEIRPLDEALHYILAEDVTAGENVPGFDRSTVDGYAVIARDTYGSSESMPGFLNVAGEVHMGEEAVKPVGRGEAIYVPTGGMLPPGSDSVLMIEHCEEIGGLLNTYKQIAPGENVIRKGEDIKAGEVLLSEGTRLRPQELGALAALGVYEVKVYRKLKAAYLSSGDEIVPFETKTLETGQIRDINYLTVKGLVNEWDIELIYGGITRDDYQEFAQRARELYEQADCLILSGGSSVGTKDYTTEVIQSLGDPGVFVHGISIKPGKPTILAVADGKPVIGLPGHPASAMIIFKLFGERVFRRLKGERIERKPERIFARIVKNIASSPGRSDYIRVRLEEKDGEWWAEPIIGKSGLITTLVKSNGIVEIVSEKEGISQGEYVPVILTR; translated from the coding sequence ATGCAATTTTTCAAAGTGAAAACGGTTGAGGAAACCTTTGCGTTAATTGATGAGAAAATTGGCAAGATCACGGAAACCGAAATCCGTCCTCTTGATGAGGCGCTTCACTACATCCTGGCAGAGGATGTCACTGCGGGTGAGAATGTACCTGGTTTTGACCGCTCGACCGTCGATGGCTATGCGGTCATCGCCCGTGACACATACGGTTCATCTGAATCGATGCCAGGCTTCTTGAATGTGGCTGGCGAGGTCCATATGGGAGAAGAAGCGGTAAAGCCAGTAGGCAGGGGCGAAGCGATATACGTACCAACAGGCGGGATGCTGCCACCGGGCAGTGACAGCGTGCTGATGATCGAGCATTGCGAGGAAATTGGCGGGCTGTTGAATACGTACAAGCAAATCGCACCGGGCGAGAATGTCATCAGAAAAGGTGAAGACATCAAAGCAGGAGAGGTCCTATTATCCGAAGGGACAAGATTGCGGCCGCAGGAGCTTGGAGCACTGGCGGCACTTGGTGTTTACGAGGTTAAAGTCTACCGAAAGCTGAAGGCTGCGTACCTTTCTTCAGGGGATGAAATTGTTCCTTTTGAAACGAAAACACTTGAAACAGGCCAAATCCGCGATATCAATTACTTGACCGTCAAGGGTCTGGTCAATGAGTGGGATATCGAACTCATTTACGGCGGAATCACACGCGATGACTATCAGGAATTCGCCCAAAGAGCCCGCGAATTGTATGAACAGGCTGACTGCTTGATTTTATCTGGAGGAAGCTCAGTCGGCACGAAGGACTATACGACTGAGGTCATTCAGTCACTTGGAGATCCAGGCGTTTTTGTCCACGGAATTTCCATCAAGCCAGGGAAGCCAACAATCCTTGCTGTCGCCGACGGAAAGCCGGTCATTGGACTGCCGGGTCATCCAGCATCCGCGATGATCATTTTTAAGCTTTTTGGCGAAAGGGTTTTCAGAAGGCTTAAGGGTGAAAGAATCGAGCGTAAGCCTGAACGCATTTTTGCCCGGATAGTGAAAAATATTGCTTCATCACCAGGAAGGTCCGATTATATCAGGGTAAGACTTGAGGAGAAGGATGGAGAATGGTGGGCCGAGCCGATCATTGGTAAGTCAGGCCTGATTACGACATTGGTAAAAAGCAATGGAATCGTCGAGATTGTTTCTGAAAAAGAAGGAATTTCACAAGGCGAATACGTTCCTGTAATTTTGACGAGATAG
- the gerQ gene encoding spore coat protein GerQ: MTQYNNPYYNYRTYPQMYQPYSGTEEKATAQGQMGQMGQMGQMGQMGQAGFPQATPFPAQSGGAMPGVSLPGGAMPGAGAQVPGMLPIEASYIENILRLNKGKLATVYATFENNTEWNAKIFQGIIEAAGRDHLILSDPQTGKRVLLPMIYLDYVTFDEEIEYDYPFGGGAGLTAYPPR, translated from the coding sequence ATGACTCAATATAATAACCCATACTATAACTACAGAACCTACCCGCAAATGTATCAGCCCTACAGCGGCACAGAAGAAAAAGCAACTGCCCAAGGACAGATGGGACAAATGGGACAGATGGGGCAAATGGGGCAAATGGGGCAAGCTGGGTTCCCACAAGCCACACCATTCCCTGCCCAGTCTGGTGGTGCAATGCCAGGTGTTTCCTTGCCAGGCGGTGCGATGCCAGGAGCAGGTGCCCAAGTCCCGGGAATGCTTCCAATTGAAGCATCCTATATTGAAAATATCCTTCGCCTGAATAAAGGCAAGCTCGCTACCGTCTACGCGACTTTTGAAAACAATACTGAATGGAACGCGAAAATTTTCCAGGGGATCATCGAAGCAGCTGGAAGGGATCACCTGATTCTCAGTGACCCGCAAACAGGAAAACGTGTCTTGTTGCCGATGATTTATCTTGATTACGTCACTTTCGATGAAGAAATCGAGTACGATTACCCGTTCGGCGGTGGAGCGGGATTGACAGCTTATCCACCACGCTAA